One genomic window of Solanum dulcamara chromosome 12, daSolDulc1.2, whole genome shotgun sequence includes the following:
- the LOC129877641 gene encoding peptidyl-prolyl cis-trans isomerase FKBP20-2, chloroplastic, which yields MLLNFSYTLSACHTTQSFPRQKSTFQCSLAATLQDKRVREQKVNILHYADNMKRRSLLFFLITSGISPAFPAFGKTKSKNPYDERRLLEQNKRIQRENNAPEEFPSFIREGFTVKVVTPDNYVRRDSGLILRDFAVGEGDCPKDGQQVIFHYIGYNESGRRIDSTYVQGSPAKIRMGTKALVPGFEEGIRDMRPGGKRRIIIPPELGPPVGPSTFFSSKQFEVFDVELLDVQDCKRRTIGFYSDVVCN from the exons ATGCTTCTCAACTTTTCAT ATACTCTATCAGCTTGTCACACAACTCAATCTTTTCCCAGACAGAAGTCAACATTCCAGTGCAGCTTAGCTGCCACATTACAAGATAAAAG GGTTAGGGAACAGAAAGTAAATATTTTGCATTATGCGGACAATATGAAGCGCAGATCTCTCCTGTTTTTTCTGATTACATCCGGCATATCTCCCGCTTTTCCAGCTTTTGGGAAAACAAAGAGCAAAAACCCGTATGATGAAAGACGCTTGCTAGAGCAGAACAAACGGATCCAGAGAGAAAATAATGCCCCTGAAGAGTTTCCCAGTTTCATCAGAGAAG GTTTTACAGTTAAAGTAGTCACGCCTGATAACTACGTTAGGCGTGATTCAGGTCTTATATTGCGGGATTTTGCTGTTGGGGAAGGTGATTGCCCAAAGGATGGTCAACAG GTGATTTTCCACTATATTGGTTATAACGAGTCTGGACGTCGTATTGACAGCACATACGTTCAAGGTTCTCCTGCAAAGATTCGGATGGGCACTAAAGCATTGGTCCCAG GTTTTGAGGAAGGAATTAGAGACATGAGACCTGGGGGAAAAAGAAGGATAATCATACCACCAGAACTAGGACCTCCG GTTGGGCCTTCAACATTTTTTAGCTCAAAACAGTTTGAAGTTTTTGACGTGGAACTGCTAGACGTCCAAGACTGCAAGCGTAGGACAATAGGCTTCTACTCTGATGTTGTTTGCAATTGA